A genomic window from Lotus japonicus ecotype B-129 chromosome 1, LjGifu_v1.2 includes:
- the LOC130731612 gene encoding probable transcriptional regulator RABBIT EARS, whose protein sequence is MEGSQYLMWMKRKQILTSSPQLQAPSVVGSGGCNNNSSTNYSSWEERAFAEDAARVLCTGSMWPPRSYSCTFCKREFRSAQALGGHMNIHRRDRARLKQNLISPHHESLSLHHHHHKNNDFKSSLVNHFPPEIEKLCCLSPCSVPATTITTSARLSVPSSIILEQKIGCPTSEPEGLVNAKEDNFIHVETNLSVGLTSTMFGQKSPSFPCGDRGIISCKRLKSTNNISSSLPIFLKPCSNDRGLMMQPAEIVLGLNHHGMEDLDLELRLGKQQKVKQFIV, encoded by the coding sequence ATGGAGGGATCTCAGTACTTGATGTggatgaaaagaaaacaaatcctGACATCATCACCACAACTTCAAGCACCATCAGTAGTTGGATCAGGAGGCTGCAACAACAACAGTAGTACTAATTACTCAAGCTGGGAAGAAAGGGCTTTTGCAGAAGATGCTGCTAGAGTACTTTGTACTGGGAGCATGTGGCCTCCAAGGTCTTACTCTTGTACCTTCTGCAAAAGAGAATTCAGGTCTGCTCAAGCTCTTGGGGGCCACATGAATATTCACAGAAGAGACAGGGCTAGGCTCAAACAAAATCTTATCAGCCCTCATCATGAATCCCTTtcccttcatcatcatcatcacaaaAATAATGATTTCAAGTCATCACTAGTTAATCATTTTCCTCCAGAGATAGAAAAACTTTGTTGTCTCAGTCCTTGTTCTGTTCCTGCAACAACAATTACAACATCAGCAAGACTCTCAGTACCTTCTTCAATTATCCTGGAACAGAAGATAGGGTGTCCTACTTCAGAACCAGAAGGGTTGGTCAATGCAAAAGAAGACAATTTTATTCATGTTGAAACAAATTTGTCTGTGGGACTCACTTCTACCATGTTTGGCCAAAAGTCACCATCTTTTCCATGTGGAGACAGAGGAATCATCAGCTGCAAAAGACTGAAGAGTACTAATAACATTTCTTCATCACTGCCTATTTTCCTCAAGCCATGTTCAAATGATAGAGGCCTCATGATGCAACCTGCAGAAATTGTGCTTGGACTTAATCATCATGGAATGGAAGACTTAGATCTTGAACTGAGGCTAGGGAAGCAACAGAAAGTTAAGCAGTTCATAGTATAG
- the LOC130733697 gene encoding ARF guanine-nucleotide exchange factor GNOM-like has translation MGHLKLQTQTGINAMEGETEQCDAVNPNKTTVACMINAEIGSVLAVMRRNVRWGVHYMSDDDQLEHSLVQSLKALRRQIFSWQSPWHVINPALYLQPFLDVIQSDETGAPITGVALSSVYKILTLDVIDQNTVNVGDAMHLVVDAVTSCRFEVTDPGSEEVVLMKILQVLLACVKIKASLMLSNQHICTIVNTCFRIVHQAGTKSELLQRIARYTMHELVRCIFSHLQDIDNTEHALVNGSTALKQETDGLNNEHNSANRQLENGSLSSASDGQSLSTGITSSTVNDVTAAIVDENTALPSTAKETDLNELHLMNEPYGIPCMVEIFHFLCSLLNVVEHMGMSPRSNTIAFDEDVPLFALTLINSAIELGGPSFHRHPRLLSLIQDELFCNLMQFGLSMSPLVLSMVCSIVLNLYHHLRTELKLQIEAFFSCVILRLAQSKYGASYQQQEVAMEALVDFCRQKTFMVEMYANFDCDITCNNIFEDIANLLSKSAFPVNSPLSSMHILALDGLIAVMQGMAERIGNGSLSSGHSPVNCDEYTPFWLEKCENISDPNNWVPFVCRRKYFKNKLLIGADHFNRDIKKGLQFLQGIHILPEKLDPQSVAIILRHTAGLDKNLIGDYLGNHDEFCVQVLHEFARTFDFEGMRLDTALRLFLETFRLPGEAQKIQRVVEAFSERYYEQSQEILADKDAALVLSYSIIILNTDQHNKQVKKRMTEEEFIRNNRRINGGNDLPREFLSELFHSICKNEIRTTPEQGSGFPEMTPSRWIYLMHKSKETAPFIVSDCRAYLDYDMFAMLSGPTIAAISVVFDNAENEEVYQTCVDGFLAVAKISAYYHLENILDDLVVSLCKFVTILDPFFVEESILAFVDDKKTRMATETIFTIANRYGDYIRTGWRNILDCILKFQKLGLLPARMANDAAEESELSSETGHGKRSANSLSSSHVPSVSTPKRSLGLMSRFSQLLYLGTEESRSVPSEEQHAAQQSAFETIQKCHIDSIFTESKFLQAESLLQLVKALNSAGVRPKKGHSTPEDEDTSVFCLELLVAITLNNRDRIELLWQGVYEHISNIVQSTVMPCALVEKAVFGLLRICHRLLPYKENMTDELLRSLQLVLKLDARVADTYYEQITQDVSHLVKANASHIRSQLGWRTITSLLSITARHLESSEAGFDALLFIMSDGAYLLPANYVLCIDAAKQFAESRVGQVERSVVALDLMAGSVNCLEKWANDAKQAMKEEEVAKMLQDIGDMWLRLLQALRILCLDQREEVRNHALLSLQNCLTGSVGIHLPHDLWLQCFDQVIFTVLDDLLEISQTLSPKDYRNMEGTLILALKLLSKVFLQLLQGLSQLPDFSKLWLSVLNRLEIYMKVKFRGRRSEKLQELVPELLKNTLLVMKAGSVLARSSSEGNSFWELTWLHINNIAPSLQSEVFPEQDSEHLQHKQTEQIGGSGPDGNVSAPSNETTGQDVPG, from the exons ATGGGACATCTGAAGTTGCAAACGCAAACTGGTATCAATGCAATGGAAGGGGAAACTGAGCAGTGTGATGCTGTAAATCCTAACAAAACTACTGTAGCATGCATGATCAATGCAGAAATTGGTTCTGTTTTGGCAGTCATGCGAAGAAATGTTAGATGGGGAGTTCATTATATGTCAGATGATGATCAGCTGGAGCACTCCCTTGTTCAGTCTTTGAAGGCATTAAGGAGGCAAATATTTTCGTGGCAGAGTCCGTGGCATGTCATAAACCCTGCCTTGTATCTCCAGCCTTTTCTGGATGTCATTCAATCAGATGAAACCGGCGCACCAATTACTGGTGTTGCTTTGTCATCTGTTTACAAGATCTTAACCCTGGATGTAATTGATCAAAACACTGTCAACGTTGGGGATGCCATGCACTTGGTGGTTGATGCTGTCACAAGTTGTAGATTTGAGGTGACTGATCCTGGATCAGAAGAAGTGGTATTAATGAAGATATTACAAGTTCTTCTAGCATGTGTGAAAATTAAAGCATCTCTAATGCTGAGTAACCAACATATTTGCACCATAGTGAATACTTGTTTCCGTATAGTTCATCAAGCAGGAACCAAAAGTGAGCTGTTGCAGCGGATAGCACGGTATACAATGCATGAACTTGTTCGCTGTATTTTCTCTCACCTTCAGGATATTGATAATACAGAGCATGCATTGGTAAATGGGAGCACTGCTTTAAAGCAAGAG ACTGATGGGCTAAATAATGAGCATAATTCTGCCAACAGACAATTGGAAAATGGGAGCTTGAGTTCTGCAAGTGACGGTCAATCCTTATCCACAGGAATTACTTCCAGTACTGTGAATGATGTGACAGCTGCTATAGTGGATGAAAACACAGCTTTACCTAGCACTGCCAAGGAGACCGATCTGAATGAGTTGCATCTCATGAATGAACCGTATGGGATTCCCTGCATGGTGGAAATATTTCACTTCTTGTGTTCTTTGTTGAATGTCGTTGAGCATATGGGAATGAGTCCTCGATCAAACACAATAGCATTTGATGAAGACGTTCCTCTTTTTGCCTTGACTTTGATTAATTCAGCTATAGAGTTGGGAGGGCCTTCCTTTCACAGACACCCTAGATTGCTGAGCTTAATTCAGGATGAATTATTCTGCAACCTTATGCAATTTGGTTTGTCAATGAGCCCCCTTGTACTTTCCATGGTATGTAGCATTGTTCTAAATTTGTATCACCATCTTCGAACAGAACTTAAGTTACAGATAGAAGCATTCTTTTCTTGTGTTATTTTGAGGCTTGCACAAAGCAAATATGGTGCTTCATATCAGCAACAGGAAGTTGCCATGGAGGCCCTTGTCGACTTCTGCAGGCAAAAAACATTCATGGTGGAGATGTATGCTAACTTTGACTGTGACATAACTTGCAATAATATCTTTGAAGACATTGCTAATTTGttgtccaaaagtgcatttccGGTGAACAGTCCATTGTCTTCCATGCATATTCTTGCTTTGGATGGTCTTATTGCTGTCATGCAAGGAATGGCTGAAAGGATAGGCAATGGATCTTTAAGTTCAGGTCATTCTCCTGTGAACTGTGATGAGTATACTCCATTCTGGCTGGAAAAGTGTGAAAATATCAGTGATCCAAATAATTGGGTTCCTTTTGTTTGTCGAAGAAAGTACTTCAAAAATAAATTGTTGATTGGAGCCGATCATTTTAATCGTGACATAAAGAAAGGTCTTCAGTTTCTCCAAGGAATACATATTTTGCCTGAGAAACTTGATCCCCAAAGTGTTGCCATCATTCTCAGACACACTGCTGGGTTGGATAAGAATCTCATTGGTGATTACCTGGGAAACCATGATGAGTTCTGTGTTCAGGTTCTTCATGAATTCGCTAGAACATTTGATTTTGAAGGCATGAGATTAGATACTGCCCTCCGTCTATTTTTGGAGACTTTCAGACTGCCTGGAGAAGCACAGAAGATACAAAGGGTGGTTGAAGCTTTCTCAGAGAGATATTATGAGCAGTCACAAGAAATCCTAGCTGACAAGGATGCTGCTCTGGTGTTATCCTACTCAATTATAATACTTAACACAGATCAGCACAATAAGCAGGTCAAAAAGAGAATGACAGAAGAGGAATTTATCCGAAATAACAGGCGAATAAATGGTGGCAATGATCTGCCTCGAGAATTCCTGTCAGAACTGTTCCATTCAATTTGTAAGAATGAGATCCGGACAACTCCTGAGCAAGGTTCTGGTTTTCCTGAAATGACCCCAAGTCGGTGGATTTATCTCATGCACAAGTCAAAAGAAACTGCTCCCTTCATTGTTTCTGATTGTCGAGCATACCTTGATTATGATATGTTTGCTATGTTGTCTGGTCCAACTATTGCTGCCATTTCTGTTGTATTTGATAATGCTGAAAATGAAGAGGTTTACCAAACATGTGTGGATGGATTCTTAGCTGTTGCTAAGATATCAGCTTACTATCATCTTGAGAATATACTGGATGATTTGGTTGTGTCACTTTGTAAGTTTGTTACAATTTTGGATCCATTTTTTGTTGAGGAGTCGATTCTAGCCTTTGTAGATGACAAAAAAACAAGAATGGCAACTGAGACAATTTTCACTATTGCAAATAGATATGGTGATTACATCCGCACAGGGTGGAGGAATATTCTTGATTGTATCTTAAAATTTCAAAAGTTAGGTCTTCTTCCTGCTCGTATGGCCAATGATGCGGCTGAAGAGTCAGAGCTTTCCTCAGAAACTGGGCATGGGAAGCGTAGTGCTAATTCTTTATCTTCATCTCATGTTCCATCTGTTAGTACTCCGAAAAGATCTTTAGGTTTAATGAGCCGGTTTAGCCAACTCTTATATCTTGGCACAGAAGAGTCAAGATCAGTTCCATCTGAAGAACAACATGCTGCTCAGCAGTCCGCTTTTGAAACAATTCAGAAGTGTCACATTGACAGCATATTCACTGAAAGTAAATTTTTGCAAGCTGAATCTCTACTGCAGCTAGTAAAAGCACTCAATAGTGCAGGAGTGCGACCTAAGAAAGGGCACAGCACACCTGAGGATGAAGATACTTCAGTTTTCTGTTTGGAGTTACTGGTAGCAATCACTTTGAATAACAGGGATAGAATTGAACTTCTCTGGCAGGGTGTTTATGAGCATATTTCCAACATTGTGCAGTCAACTGTTATGCCTTGTGCACTGGTAGAGAAGGCTGTTTTTGGACTCCTAAGGATTTGTCATCGCTTGCTTCCCTACAAAGAGAACATGACTGATGAACTTTTGAGGTCCCTACAACTTGTCTTGAAGCTTGATGCACGTGTTGCTGACACATACTATGAGCAGATTACACAGGATGTTAGTCACCTTGTAAAGGCAAATGCTTCTCATATTAGATCTCAGTTAGGATGGCGGACAATTACATCTCTTCTTTCCATCACTGCTAGACACCTGGAATCATCTGAGGCTGGATTTGATGCATTGTTGTTCATAATGTCAGATGGAGCTTACTTGCTCCCAGCTAACTATGTTCTCTGTATAGATGCTGCGAAGCAGTTTGCGGAATCTCGTGTTGGACAGGTAGAGCGGTCTGTAGTGGCGCTCGATCTTATGGCAGGATCTGTCAATTGCTTAGAGAAGTGGGCTAATGATGCTAAGCAAGCAATGAaagaagaggaagtggcaaAGATGTTGCAGGATATTGGGGACATGTGGTTGAGGCTTTTACAGGCACTAAGAATACTATGTTTGGACCAGAGAGAGGAGGTTAGAAACCACGCGTTGTTATCTTTGCAGAATTGCTTGACAGGTTCGGTTGGGATTCATCTCCCACATGACTTGTGGTTACAATGTTTTGATCAAGTGATCTTCACTGTTCTTGATGACCTGCTTGAAATTTCCCAGACACTCTCTCCAAAGGACTACCGGAACATGGAAGGAACACTTATTCTTGCCTTGAAGCTCTTGTCTAAAGTTTTCCTCCAGTTACTCCAAGGCCTTTCACAATTGCCAGACTTCAGCAAATTATGGTTGAGTGTACTAAATCGCTTGGAAATATAtatgaaggtgaaatttaggGGACGAAGAAGCGAGAAGCTTCAAGAGCTTGTGCCTGAGCTTCTCAAGAACACTTTGCTTGTTATGAAAGCAGGCAGTGTCCTCGCACGGAGCAGTAGTGAAGGAAACAGTTTCTGGGAATTGACCTGGCTGCATATAAATAATATTGCTCCGTCATTGCAATCTGAGGTGTTCCCTGAACAAGATTCAGAGCATTTGCAGCACAAACAGACTGAACAAATTGGAGGTTCGGGACCTGATGGAAATGTTTCTGCGCCTTCAAATGAAACAACAGGCCAAGATGTTCCTGGTTAA
- the LOC130733698 gene encoding uncharacterized protein LOC130733698, with the protein MASLIPLHTIIPRNTTVSKTGLSSAGLTGVPCSRIQKNKNRTLTVVSAVGDVSADGNTYLIAGAIAVALVGTAFPILFSRKDTCPECDGAGFVRKSGKTLRANAARKDQTQIVCANCNGLGKLNQIDK; encoded by the exons ATGGCATCCCTGATTCCCCTGCATACTATCATTCCCAGAAACACCACCGTTTCCAAAACTGGACTCTCATCTGCAGGCTTAACTGGTGTGCCATGTAGCAGGATTCAGAAGAACAAGAATAGAACTTTAACAGTGGTTTCTGCCGTTGGAGATGTGTCTGCTGATGGTAACACTTACCTCATTGCTGGTGCTATTGCTGTGGCTCTGGTTGGAACAGCATTTCCTATCCTCTTCTCTCGCAAAGACAC ATGCCCTGAATGTGATGGAGCAGGGTTTGTTCGGAAGTCTGGGAAGACATTGAGAGCCAATGCAGCGCGAAAGGATCAAACTCAGATTGTTTGTGCTAACTGCAATGGTTTGGGCAAACTTAACCAAATTGACAAATAA
- the LOC130727344 gene encoding uncharacterized protein LOC130727344, which translates to MAIDDLATIDASKENWSIVAKISFFGVGESGRDFLPTSHSFKINFDIHTSVRLVPNKAINLSPYNFLSISDIMFKDLDTAEQEFEKDGGKQKRITIELDQDGARVECAFFGKYVDEIVGYLGYVDATNVVVVVSCVKVKSFKGKTSLQNVYGSTKVLFNPLIEEAAPTHTFVASTSTQN; encoded by the exons ATGGCAATCGACGACCTCGCCACCATCGATGCCTCCAAAGAGAACTGGTCTATTGTTGCAAAG ATTTCGttctttggtgttggtgaaagcggTCGTGATTTCCTACCAACCTCACATtcattcaagatcaactttgatattcatacaTCTGTGCGCTTGGTTCCCAACAAGGCCATCAACTTAAGCCCGTACAATTTTTTGTCAATATCTGATATAATGTTCAAGGATCTTGATAC tgctgaaCAAGAATTCGAAAAAGATGGTGGGAAGCAGAAAAGAATTACTATTGAACTTGACCAAGATGG GGCTCGGGTTGAATGCGCCTTTTTTGGAAAGTATGTTGATGAGATCGTTGGTTATCTTGGATATGTTGATGCAActaatgttgttgttgttgtgagtTGTGTCAAAGTAAAGTCCTTTAAAG GTAAGACAAGTCTCCAAAATGTTTATGGATCTACAAAGGTTCTTTTTAATCCTCTCATAGAAGAAGCTGCCCCCACACATACTTTTGTGGCTTCAACCTcaacacaaaattaa